One window from the genome of Nicotiana tomentosiformis chromosome 5, ASM39032v3, whole genome shotgun sequence encodes:
- the LOC104089924 gene encoding serine/threonine-protein kinase STY13-like has protein sequence MLEAPKFAGLIDLNENHDNYGITQNFYHKLGEGSNMSIDSYGSLQMSIGGGSVAMSTDNSSVGSNGSHTRILNHPGLKRVRNNYTTAASVNRGRVSQGLSDDALAQALMDPRFPTDGLENYDEWTIDLRKLNMGPAFAQGAFGKLYKGTYNGEDVAIKLLERPENDLERAQLMEQAFQQEVMMLARLKHPNIVRFIGGCRKPMVWCIVTEYAKGGSVRQFLARRQNRSVPLKLAVKQALDVARGMEYVHGLNLIHRDLKSDNLLIAADKSIKIADFGVARIEVQTEGMTPETGTYRWMAPEMIQHRAYTHKVDVYSFGIVLWELITGMLPFQKMTAVQAAFAVVNKGVRPAIPNDCLPVLSEIMTRCWDANPDNRPPFSQVVRMLEVAETEIMTTVRKARFRCCISQPMTTD, from the exons ATGTTGGAGGCTCCAAAGTTCGCAGGACTTATCGACTTAAATGAGAACCATGATAATTATGGCATCACTCAAAATTTTTACCATAAGCTTGGCGAGGGTTCAAACATGTCAATCGACAGTTATGGGAGCTTGCAAATGAGCATTGGTGGAGGTTCGGTTGCGATGTCAACGGATAACAGCAGTGTTGGATCAAATGGTTCCCACACACGTATTTTAAACCACCCGGGCCTCAAGCGCGTCCGCAATAACTATACCACAGCAGCTAGTGTAAATAGGGGGAGAGTTTCTCAAGGGTTGAGTGATGATGCCCTAGCTCAAGCTTTGATGGATCCTCGATTTCCTACCGACGGGCTTGAGAATTATGATGAGTGGACAATTGATTTGAGGAAGCTAAACATGGGTCCAGCTTTTGCTCAGGGGGCTTTTGGGAAACTCTACAAGGGAACATACAATGGTGAGGATGTTGCTATCAAGCTTCTAGAGAGGCCAGAAAATGATCTTGAGAGAGCTCAGTTGATGGAGCAGGCATTTCAGCAGGAAGTCATGATGTTGGCAAGGTTGAAGCATCCAAACATAGTGCGTTTTATTGGTGGATGCCGTAAACCTATGGTCTGGTGTATTGTGACTGAATATGCGAAAGGGGGATCAGTGCGTCAGTTTCTGGCCAGGAGACAAAATCGATCAGTGCCCTTGAAGTTAGCGGTGAAGCAGGCATTAGACGTGGCAAGGGGGATGGAATATGTACATGGCCTGAATCTGATACACCGTGACCTGAAATCTGACAATCTACTGATTGCTGCGGACAAGTCGATCAAGATTGCAGATTTTGGGGTTGCTCGTATTGAAGTGCAGACTGAAGGAATGACACCAGAGACTGGAACATACCGCTGGATGGCTCC GGAGATGATCCAGCATCGAGCTTACACCCACAAAGTCGATGTTTATAGTTTTGGCATCGTTCTGTGGGAACTCATAACAGGGATGCTTCCCTTCCAGAAAATGACCGCTGTGCAGGCAGCTTTTGCTGTTGTCAACAAAGGTGTTCGTCCAGCAATCCCCAATGATTGTTTGCCTGTCCTAAGTGAGATCATGACCCGCTGCTGGGATGCTAACCCTGATAATAGGCCACCATTCTCTCAAGTGGTCAGAATGCTCGAGGTCGCAGAGACAGAGATCATGACAACTGTCAGAAAGGCCCGTTTTAGGTGCTGCATAAGCCAACCGATGACTACTGATTAA